The Megalobrama amblycephala isolate DHTTF-2021 linkage group LG7, ASM1881202v1, whole genome shotgun sequence genome window below encodes:
- the si:dkey-9i23.16 gene encoding uncharacterized protein si:dkey-9i23.16 — MSSTQTQSADSDPPKFQRLFKFHDPEVVAVMAILLGLFQLLLTVPTYSISIDMKYMFVCPLCIGSVSVLAGSFGMASERTPRRALLKYCLISGIAGLVGTLIGLVLYGYATSNSPVLRPCPNESYFSCPEKVFQGFYKAISGQLLFYDIAALVLHCFLTFSAFKGLRIH; from the exons ATGTCAAGCACTCAAACACAGTCTGCTGACTCAGATCCTCCCAAATTTCAACGTCTGTTCAAGTTTCATGACCCTGAAGTGGTGGCA GTTATGGCAATATTACTAGGTTTGTTCCAGCTCCTCCTGACTGTACCAACTTACAGCATCAGCATTGATATGAAATATATGTTTGTGTGCCCCCTCTGTATTGGTTCTGTG TCTGTGCTTGCTGGATCCTTTGGAATGGCATCTGAAAGAACTCCTAGGAGAGCACTG CTAAAATACTGTCTGATCTCTGGTATTGCTGGCCTGGTGGGGACACTGATTGGTCTTGTTCTGTACGGTTATGCCACAAGTAACTCTCCAGTCCTCCGTCCTTGCCCAAATGAATCATATTTTAGTTGTCCAGAAAAGGTTTTTCAA GGCTTTTACAAAGCGATCTCTGGGCAGCTGTTGTTTTATGATATTGCAGCTTTGGTTCTTCATTGTTTCCTAACATTTTCTGCATTTAAAGGACTAAGAATACACTGA